The proteins below are encoded in one region of Saccopteryx leptura isolate mSacLep1 chromosome 1, mSacLep1_pri_phased_curated, whole genome shotgun sequence:
- the LOC136389471 gene encoding polycystin family receptor for egg jelly-like — protein MRLGPVLLLLGLGLGCRCLLPPLAPRGARAMVPVPYLGAPAVAHSSSPTAEIRASAQGKADDIRSVGGALGLGLPDQRACLSLRPRVAPGGGVILRGNRGVCFSRGPTRPPLQQCLHVRVLLRSRRTRRSAPTHVDLHLSAPRGLLSLQWSTPLRHAIGPLEWTFELGQISPQDASSASHVSPRSTGPIDPHPYLGFVAQTKCPTDGPTPVVSEAVNSDSAQVMKSSVSCQLSSKKNCFVTTIKINGKKVGYPVVMTRNMDVSLNVSIQYTCPAAQSIEKRWGIFLMPSPSNSLKAPQQLDIPERQLGQDLTSIHIPKNVLYYGDYTFSFRLILVLEPFVSIVQRSDIIRVTIARSALKAVLLGNSTMRVNFTGRLVLNGSMSSDPDSNDPLEGLQFFWYCTTNPKNYRGYHIEVISKEVCLPEQADLKWTWASGPELTLSPKALKGNHVYFFRMEIRKGDRRAFSEKRVYVLQGPTPIANIACTENCDPILIISNRFSLFLNCTHCVISRDVYTWSLLSPSGNEMAFDWTQQTSTGRNSDYLSVKAFAFRKLSEDEFWISLDLATWSGVNLVLRYPFIINYPPEIEECKINPTSGISLYTKFVVHCINVRDRNIPLTYKMIVSDLHGFGEISSLKENTLGTIMYMGNEPTSPPSFFPAGVLANLYLMKIFVLVYDSLGAFSQVTLYTTVRAPTDKNSSNTVLQQLYNMTVGQNSALSTLIQEQKYLSAGYLMYIAASILNSMKTDATLQARKASLREHIVNQSFILPISNLVEISQVVTAVAKLTQKTSEFTGVARKLATVRLWQASQVLQQQQQKDKHIHSEQIEMVSTGILTALSNILKMTPHYEVDADPFYVIQSLADIVLAGKVPENETTAMRGSSFNMYVRKMEQWTVTSVLGNEKHCRNCFHPMIDTNSVLSLPANAPISVMFCEFADDPFPWLNDGESISADVVGFRMTGTTAQGDVLEIMTDIVEVFIGRKQLSSEAFNLIVGPYNEPNQVGESLRETIGVFSFEVDSRAVKELLVHIITDVTVLFNVLVYASSQVTPTALVATFLVPHEIPPVPNQSGLFNPACTVKMPHVVCLSSSLLQVIAQQGQSSKCNITVVLRAPHFVLTPNDKLVRISVSTVHCLNMYGIQSDWREDNCVVGEKTSWDRVHCVCKNTRRARRQLNAIRLSHVEHHIRYLTAKVIVVPNPIDLRLETIKKVTQNPVTTITVLFIMFIYIALAFWALHRDEMDQFIGDNAIVLPDNDPYDNICYLVTIFTGSRFGSGTRANVFVQLRGTQSTSDVHCLSHPHFKTFYRGSISTFLLTTKSDLGDIDSIRVWQDNEGSAPSWYLSRIKVENLFSRHIWLFMCRKWLSVNTSLDRTFDVTNPDEPLRRIDFFLIKMSNKLRTSHMWFSVFAGVMAKGFSRLQRLSCCLAMLLSSLMCNIMFFNLNKGKRTESNENRYIRSMIIGLESVVITIPVQVTITALFTYAQRKPQVTLAEVSPQKHSVMAVASGHWEERLEKWHAQETAEAPSNKAKTPSSRQAHELQKASVKATVKGKHQFEQAEREASRTHTQNTNTNNRNVSDIPEVPSAQPSSPEGPPPLAKKPRIVLPRWCVYIAWFLVFATSGVSSFFIIIYGLTYGYDKSVEWLFASFCSFCQSIFLVQPCKIMLLSSIRSHRRKYCKNLSWVSNYSYTEIQLPNVGLHPDEIRKQHQYLVDIRGSRMYQPLTEDEINIFKRKRRIKKKALLFLIYMLTHFLFLALLLGLVTLLHHTDSFAYNQFVRNQFSVDLATVTRLPEVYRWLEDVLVPLFHNDLNPAFLPDSSSRILGLPLMRQVRAKSSEKACPPAKNFVPNSIEGEIHCHPEYGTDPEDTENYTGLWKKVHKRATDKSTEGFTYNPPEKRWVYYSHGLLHIYGSGGYAFYFFPDQHPFNSTLRLKDLQRGKWLDERTWAVILDLTTYNPDAGLFCSISVVFEVSQLGVVNTSLSTHSFLLGEFTREPSTEAYVYVAILVFFLGYSVHEGYVVMQEGASYVTRVFNWLNLALKCTLAALILLLLRRYLWASSLIQFYSSHPEDFIPFHAVSQVDHDVAIVLGFLLFLTILKTLWYSRVFYDVRLAQTAIQTALPGICHMALVLSMYFFLFMASGYLVFGQHEWNYSNLTHAMQTLFSYCVSAFQNTEFSGNRVLGVLFLSAFVLLVTCVWINLFRVVILSAYKELRQPVYEEPSNEVEAMVYLCHKFRTLFGFLSFQSKAQDESGLFEHMLYGQPEKHSRCYLGLKTRNINERKMVYLVV, from the coding sequence ATGCGGCTTGGGCCTGTGCTCCTGCTCCTGGGCCTGGGCTTGGGCTGCAGGTGCCTCCTTCCACCCCTGGCTCCTCGTGGGGCTCGAGCCATGGTCCCCGTCCCTTATCTCGGAGCGCCTGCCGTGGCCCATAGCTCCTCACCCACGGCTGAGATCCGCGCCTCCGCACAGGGTAAGGCGGACGATATACGTTCAGTTGGGGGCGCCCTGGGCCTTGGGCTGCCGGACCAGAGGGCCTGCCTCAGCCTGCGCCCACGCGTGGCTCCTGGCGGCGGAGTCATCCTGAGAGGCAACCGTGGCGTCTGCTTCTCCCGTGGCCCGACGCGGCCGCCTCTTCAGCAATGCCTCCATGTGCGCGTCCTGCTCCGCTCGCGTCGCACCCGCCGCTCCGCACCCACCCACGTGGACTTGCATCTCTCAGCACCCAGAGGCCTGCTGTCCCTGCAGTGGTCCACCCCCCTGCGGCACGCCATCGGGCCTCTGGAATGGACCTTTGAGCTTGGACAGATCAGCCCGCAAGATGCCTCTTCTGCCTCCCACGTGTCCCCCCGCTCCACTGGGCCCATTGACCCTCACCCTTACTTGGGTTTTGTGGCCCAAACCAAGTGTCCTACAGATGGGCCCACACCTGTTGTTTCAGAAGCTGTCAATTCTGACAGTGCCCAGGTCATGAAGTCCTCAGTGTCCTGTCAGTTATCTAGTAAGAAGAATTGTTTCGTCACCACCATAAAAATCAATGGGAAGAAAGTCGGTTATCCCGTGGTGATGACCAGGAATATGGATGTTTCCTTGAATGTTTCCATTCAATATACATGCCCAGCAGCTCAGAGCATTGAAAAACGTTGGGGTATTTTTCTAATGCCCTCTCCATCTAATTCGCTGAAGGCTCCTCAACAGTTAGATATACCAGAACGCCAGTTAGGGCAAGATTTAACATCTATCCACATTCCCAAGAATGTTTTGTATTATGGGGACTATACTTTCTCATTCCGGCTGATCCTAGTCCTAGAGCCTTTTGTGTCTATAGTACAACGCTCAGATATCATTCGCGTGACTATTGCTAGAAGTGCCCTGAAGGCGGTTCTTCTCGGAAATTCTACCATGAGAGTTAATTTCACAGGTAGGCTGGTTCTGAATGGGTCAATGTCCTCTGACCCAGATTCGAACGACCCTTTAGAAGGACTCCAATTTTTCTGGTACTGTACCACAAATCCAAAAAACTACAGAGGATATCATATAGAAGTGATCAGCAAGGAAGTCTGTCTCCCAGAGCAGGCTGATCTCAAGTGGACGTGGGCTTCCGGCCCAGAACTGACACTTTCTCCGAAGGCACTGAAAGGGAACCATGTCTATTTTTTCAGAATGGAGATAAGAAAGGGTGACCGAAGAGCATTTTCTGAAAAAAGGGTCTATGTGCTCCAAGGACCAACACCTATAGCAAATATTGCATGTACTGAAAATTGTGATCCAATTTTGATTATATCCAAcagattttctctctttctaaattgCACGCATTGCGTCATAAGCCGTGATGTCTATACATGGTCACTTCTGTCACCTTCAGGGAATGAGATGGCGTTTGATTGGACACAGCAAACTTCAACAGGAAGGAATAGCGATTATTTGTCGGTCAAAGCTTTTGCTTTTAGGAAACTTTCCGAAGATGagttttggatttctttagatCTGGCAACTTGGAGTGGAGTGAACTTGGTGCTCAGGTatccctttattattaattatccCCCTGAAATTGAAGAATGCAAAATCAATCCAACTAGTGGAATCTCACTTTATACTAAGTTTGTTGTCCATTGTATTAACGTTAGGGATCGGAACATCCCTCTTACATATAAAATGATAGTATCTGATTTACATGGTTTTGGTGAAATCAGTTCTTTAAAAGAGAACACCTTGGGGACCATCATGTATATGGGCAATGAGCCCACCtcacccccttccttttttcctgcgGGTGTGCTAGCCAATCTTTACCTCATGAAGATATTTGTCCTGGTATATGACTCGCTAGGAGCTTTTTCCCAGGTGACTTTGTACACCACGGTACGGGCTCCCACCGACAAAAATTCATCAAACACTGTGCTGCAGCAATTATATAATATGACCGTGGGACAAAATTCAGCACTCTCTACTTTGATTCAAGAGCAAAAATATTTGTCTGCGGGTTACTTAATGTACATAGCAGCCTCCATTTTGAATAGCATGAAAACCGATGCAACTCTGCAAGCAAGAAAAGCCAGTCTCCGCGAACACATCGTCAATCAGTCTTTCATTCTTCCTATAAGCAATCTGGTGGAAATCAGCCAGGTAGTCACGGCTGTGGCTAAATTAACGCAGAAAACATCTGAATTCACTGGAGTCGCTAGGAAACTTGCCACGGTGAGGCTTTGGCAAGCAAGCCAAGtcctgcagcagcagcaacaaaaaGATAAACACATCCACTCTGAACAGATAGAAATGGTAAGCACCGGAATATTAACAGCTCTGTCCAATATCCTGAAAATGACTCCTCATTACGAAGTTGATGCTGATCCTTTCTATGTAATACAATCTCTGGCAGACATAGTACTGGCAGGTAAAGTGCCGGAAAATGAAACCACGGCCATGAGGGGTTCGAGCTTTAACATGTATGTCAGGAAAATGGAACAGTGGACTGTTACTAGCGTCTTAGGCAATGAGAAACACTGTCGAAATTGTTTTCACCCAATGATAGATACGAATAGTGTTCTTTCCTTACCTGCAAATGCTCCTATCTCTGTGATGTTTTGTGAGTTTGCGGATGACCCCTTCCCTTGGTTAAATGACGGGGAGAGCATTTCAGCAGATGTGGTCGGATTCAGAATGACAGGGACTACAGCTCAAGGAGACGTGCTGGAGATCATGACCGACATTGTGGAAGTATTCATAGGCCGAAAACAGCTGAGCTCGGAAGCTTTCAATCTCATTGTGGGACCCTACAATGAGCCTAATCAAGTTGGTGAGTCCTTGAGAGAGACCATAGGGGTGTTCAGCTTTGAAGTGGACAGCAGAGCTGTGAAGGAGCTGTTGGTTCACATCATAACAGATGTGACCGTGTTGTTCAACGTGTTGGTGTATGCCAGTAGTCAGGTCACCCCAACGGCTCTGGTGGCCACCTTCCTTGTGCCCCATGAGATCCCTCCAGTTCCCAACCAGAGTGGTCTGTTCAACCCAGCCTGTACAGTTAAGATGCCCCATGTGGTTTGCCTCTCATCGTCCTTGCTTCAAGTCATAGCTCAACAGGGCCAGTCATCCAAGTGCAACATTACCGTGGTGCTGCGGGCACCTCATTTCGTCCTGACACCCAATGACAAGCTCGTGAGAATTTCTGTTTCCACTGTTCACTGCTTGAACATGTATGGGATCCAGAGTGACTGGAGAGAAGACAACTGTGTGGTCGGAGAAAAGACGAGCTGGGACAGAGTGCACTGTGTCTGTAAGAACACACGGAGGGCCAGGCGGCAGCTGAACGCCATCAGGCTGTCCCACGTTGAACATCACATCCGCTACCTGACAGCGAAGGTGATTGTGGTACCTAACCCTATAGATCTACGGTTAGAGACCATCAAGAAGGTCACCCAAAACCCCGTGACCACCATCACTGTCCTTTTCATTATGTTTATCTATATAGCCCTAGCTTTCTGGGCCTTGCACAGAGATGAAATGGACCAGTTTATTGGGGACAATGCAATTGTCCTACCTGATAACGATCCTTATGATAATATATGTTACCTGGTCACAATTTTTACAGGAAGCCGTTTTGGGTCTGGGACCAGGGCCAATGTCTTTGTCCAACTTAGGGGAACGCAAAGTACCAGCGATGTGCACTGTTTAAGCCacccacattttaaaactttctaccGAGGAAGCATCAGCACTTTCCTCCTAACGACAAAGAGTGACTTGGGGGACATTGATTCCATCCGCGTGTGGCAGGACAATGAGGGCAGCGCCCCCAGTTGGTATCTGAGTCGCATCAAAGTGGAAAACCTTTTCAGCAGACACATCTGGCTGTTCATGTGTCGGAAGTGGCTTTCTGTCAACACCTCTTTGGACAGAACCTTTGACGTCACCAACCCTGACGAGCCCCTGAGGAGGATAGACTTCTTCCTTATCAAAATGAGCAACAAGCTAAGGACAAGTCATATGTGGTTCTCTGTTTTCGCTGGAGTCATGGCCAAAGGCTTCAGCCGGCTCCAGAGGCTGTCCTGTTGTCTGGCGATGCTGCTGTCCTCCCTAATGTGCAACATTATGTTCTTCAACCTCAACAAGGGGAAGAGAACCGAGTCTAATGAGAACCGATACATCAGATCGATGATCATAGGGTTGGAGAGCGTCGTGATTACCATACCTGTGCAAGTCACCATCACCGCTTTGTTCACCTACGCCCAGAGGAAACCTCAGGTGACTCTAGCTGAGGTGTCTCCTCAGAAGCATTCCGTGATGGCAGTAGCAAGTGGACACTGGGAGGAACGTTTGGAAAAGTGGCATGCCCAGGAAACAGCAGAGGCACCCTCCAATAAGGCCAAGACACCTTCCTCTAGGCAAGCTCATGAGCTTCAGAAGGCTTCTGTCAAGGCAACTGTGAAAGGTAAACACCAGTTTGAGCAAGCAGAGAGAGAGGcttcacgcacacacacacaaaataccaaCACTAATAACAGAAACGTCAGTGACATTCCCGAGGTCCCCTCGGCCCAGCCATCTTCTCCAGAGGGTCCTCCGCCCCTGGCCAAGAAGCCCAGGATTGTTCTGCCTAGGTGGTGTGTTTACATCGCATGGTTCTTGGTTTTTGCCACGTCGGGCGTATCCTCATTCTTCATTATTATTTACGGACTGACGTATGGCTACGACAAGTCGGTAGAATGGCTCTTTGCTTCGTTCTGTTCGTTCTGCCAGTCCATTTTCTTGGTGCAGCCATGCAAAATCATGCTTTTGTCAAGCATCAGGTCACACAGGCGAAAGTACTGTAAAAACCTGTCGTGGGTCAGCAACTATTCCTACACTGAGATCCAGCTGCCGAACGTCGGGTTGCACCCGGACGAGATACGAAAACAACACCAGTACCTCGTAGACATCCGGGGCTCCAGGATGTACCAGCCCCTCACAGAGGATGAAATCAACATattcaagaggaagaggaggatcaAGAAGAAAGCTCTGCTCTTCCTGATTTACATGCTGActcactttctcttcctggcCCTCCTGTTAGGCCTCGTCACCCTCCTCCACCACACCGACAGCTTTGCCTATAACCAGTTTGTTCGCAATCAGTTCTCTGTGGACCTTGCTACGGTGACCAGGCTGCCCGAAGTCTACCGGTGGCTCGAGGACGTGCTGGTGCCTTTGTTCCACAACGACCTGAACCCAGCGTTTCTTCCTGACAGCTCCTCTAGGATCCTTGGCCTCCCACTGATGAGGCAAGTGAGGGCAAAGTCCAGTGAAAAGGCCTGCCCGCCTGCCAAAAACTTTGTGCCCAACAGCATCGAAGGAGAAATCCACTGTCATCCTGAATACGGCACCGATCCAGAAGACACAGAAAACTACACCGGCTTATGGAAGAAAGTTCACAAGCGGGCGACAGACAAGAGCACCGAAGGGTTCACCTATAACCCTCCAGAAAAGAGGTGGGTGTATTATTCCCACGGACTTCTACATATCTATGGGTCGGGGggatatgctttttattttttcccagacCAGCATCCATTTAATTCCACACTGAGGCTCAAGGATCTCCAAAGGGGCAAGTGGCTGGATGAGAGGACGTGGGCTGTGATCCTGGACCTGACCACTTATAACCCGGATGCCGGTCTGTTCTGCAGCATCTCTGTCGTGTTTGAAGTCTCGCAGTTAGGAGTCGTGAACACGAGCCTCTCCACGCACTCCTTCTTGCTGGGCGAATTCACCAGAGAGCCGTCGACAGAGGCCTACGTGTATGTGGCCATCCTCGTGTTTTTCCTGGGCTACTCTGTGCACGAGGGCTACGTCGTCATGCAGGAGGGGGCCTCCTATGTGACACGTGTGTTCAATTGGCTCAACCTTGCTCTCAAGTGCACCCTCGCTGCATTGATTCTGCTGCTTCTCAGGAGGTACCTCTGGGCCTCCAGCCTCATTCAGTTCTATTCCTCGCACCCTGAGGATTTCATTCCCTTCCATGCGGTGTCCCAGGTGGATCATGACGTGGCGATCGTTCTGGGTTTCCTGCTCTTTCTGACCATCCTGAAGACCCTCTGGTATTCCAGAGTCTTTTATGACGTGCGCCTGGCTCAGACAGCCATCCAGACCGCCCTGCCCGGCATCTGCCACATGGCGCTCGTGCTGTCCATGTACTTCTTCCTGTTCATGGCTTCCGGCTACCTGGTGTTTGGTCAACACGAATGGAACTACAGCAACTTGACCCATGCCATGCAGACACTCTTCTCCTACTGTGTCTCTGCATTTCAGAACACGGAATTTTCCGGGAACAGGGTCCTCGGGGTTCTGTTCCTCTCAGCCTTTGTGCTGCTGGTGACCTGCGTGTGGATCAACCTGTTTCGGGTTGTGATTCTGTCTGCCTACAAGGAACTGAGGCAGCCTGTGTACGAGGAACCATCCAACGAAGTGGAAGCCATGGTCTACCTGTGCCACAAATTTAGGACTCTGTTTGGCTTCCTATCCTTCCAATCCAAGGCCCAAGATGAGTCTGGGCTCTTTGAGCACATGCTCTATGGGCAACCAGAGAAGCACAGCAGATGCTACTTGGGGCTGAAGACCAGAAACATTAATGAGAGGAAGATGGTGTATCTGGTGGTGTGA